A part of Myxococcus landrumus genomic DNA contains:
- a CDS encoding MBL fold metallo-hydrolase: MRVHHLNCGTLCPASARFVLGEGGLFTRARLVCHCLLIESDDGLVLVDTGLGLADIQDPRRLGQRFLRRNAPRLSREETAAAQVERLGFRREDVRHIIPTHLDLDHVGGLADFPRAKVHVFRDEYAAAMAPVGRSAKFGYRAAQWAHQPLWRPYDVAGERWFGFASVRVIPELASELVMVPLVGHSEGHCGVAVRTEGRWLLHAGDAYFSHKEMDPVSPRSPWGLALFQRLRSTDNAARLENQARLRALVKEHPDEVSMFSAHCAVELERYVRASVMPALTPSSVARDSAA; the protein is encoded by the coding sequence ATGCGAGTCCATCACCTCAACTGCGGCACCCTGTGCCCCGCCAGCGCGCGCTTCGTCCTGGGCGAGGGTGGCCTGTTCACGCGGGCGCGTCTCGTCTGCCACTGCCTGCTCATCGAGTCGGACGACGGCCTGGTGCTGGTCGACACGGGCCTGGGGCTCGCGGACATCCAGGACCCGCGCAGGTTGGGGCAGCGCTTCCTGCGTCGCAATGCGCCTCGACTGTCGCGGGAGGAGACGGCGGCGGCGCAGGTGGAGCGGCTGGGGTTCCGGCGCGAGGACGTGCGGCACATCATCCCCACGCACCTCGACCTGGACCACGTCGGTGGGCTCGCGGACTTCCCACGCGCGAAGGTGCACGTCTTCCGGGACGAGTACGCCGCGGCGATGGCACCGGTGGGGCGCAGCGCGAAGTTCGGTTACCGCGCCGCCCAGTGGGCCCATCAGCCGCTGTGGAGGCCGTATGACGTCGCGGGTGAGCGCTGGTTCGGGTTCGCCTCGGTGCGCGTCATTCCGGAGCTGGCCTCGGAGCTCGTGATGGTGCCCCTGGTGGGTCACTCGGAGGGACACTGCGGCGTCGCCGTGAGGACGGAGGGACGGTGGCTGCTGCACGCGGGAGATGCGTACTTCAGCCACAAGGAGATGGACCCCGTGTCGCCGCGCAGCCCGTGGGGACTGGCGCTCTTCCAGCGGCTGCGCTCCACGGACAACGCCGCGCGCCTCGAGAACCAGGCGCGTCTGCGTGCCCTGGTGAAAGAGCATCCGGACGAGGTGAGCATGTTCTCCGCACACTGCGCGGTGGAACTGGAGCGTTACGTGCGCGCATCGGTGATGCCCGCCCTGACGCCGTCCTCCGTGGCCCGCGACTCCGCGGCCTGA
- a CDS encoding cytochrome c oxidase assembly factor Coa1 family protein, producing MSTSSSRPVSLAKRAVQGVLGLLALAVAFQVYDRVKLRMSGAPRAALEKLAACAEARNLLGEPIDASWWGWSYGSLKVPRTSQAWSAASGRVDWWMPVAGSTGRGVLHFQGEKINGFWTLEAVLELDGATVQTRGCAAL from the coding sequence ATGTCCACGTCCTCCTCCCGGCCGGTCAGCCTCGCGAAGCGCGCGGTCCAGGGCGTGCTGGGGCTGCTGGCTCTCGCAGTGGCCTTTCAGGTGTATGACAGGGTGAAGCTGCGCATGAGTGGCGCGCCCCGAGCCGCGCTGGAGAAGCTGGCCGCGTGCGCGGAGGCTCGCAATCTGCTGGGCGAACCCATCGACGCTTCGTGGTGGGGCTGGTCCTACGGTTCCCTGAAGGTCCCGAGGACGAGTCAGGCGTGGTCAGCGGCCTCCGGCCGCGTGGATTGGTGGATGCCCGTGGCAGGGTCGACCGGTCGCGGCGTGCTCCACTTCCAGGGGGAGAAGATCAACGGCTTCTGGACGCTGGAGGCGGTCCTGGAGCTCGATGGCGCCACGGTGCAGACGCGCGGGTGCGCGGCGTTGTAG